The following are encoded in a window of Pseudomonas sp. St316 genomic DNA:
- a CDS encoding DsbA family protein, whose protein sequence is MTTLHYIYDPLCGWCYGAKPLVQAARTVLPVIAHGGGMMTGANRQQVSPQLRNYVMPHDQRIAEYSGQPFGEAYFEGLLRDHSAVFDSAPPTAAILAAEQLGGHGLELLGRLQTAHYVEGLRIADETVLLAFAQAIGLPAQAFLAALRAVDVQGHIKASRTLLAQVGGQGFPTFALEQDGQYTRIDIGPWFGKPEAFAQWLTQALPAQVSTPSAACGLDGCSF, encoded by the coding sequence ATGACCACTCTTCATTATATTTACGATCCGCTGTGCGGCTGGTGTTACGGCGCCAAGCCGTTGGTGCAGGCCGCCCGGACCGTTTTGCCGGTCATTGCCCATGGCGGCGGCATGATGACCGGTGCCAATCGCCAGCAGGTTTCGCCGCAATTGCGTAATTACGTGATGCCCCACGACCAGCGCATCGCCGAATATTCCGGGCAGCCGTTTGGCGAGGCCTATTTCGAAGGTTTGCTGCGTGACCACAGCGCCGTGTTCGATTCGGCGCCGCCGACCGCCGCCATCCTCGCTGCCGAACAGCTCGGCGGCCACGGCCTGGAATTGCTCGGGCGCCTGCAAACCGCACATTACGTCGAAGGCCTTCGCATCGCTGACGAAACCGTTCTGCTGGCGTTCGCTCAAGCCATCGGCCTGCCAGCCCAGGCATTCCTGGCGGCGTTGCGCGCGGTTGATGTGCAGGGGCATATCAAGGCCAGTCGTACCTTGCTGGCCCAGGTCGGTGGCCAGGGTTTCCCGACCTTTGCCCTGGAGCAGGACGGCCAGTACACACGAATTGACATCGGCCCCTGGTTCGGCAAACCCGAGGCATTCGCCCAATGGCTAACGCAAGCCCTGCCGGCGCAGGTATCCACGCCATCGGCGGCTTGCGGTTTGGATGGCTGTTCGTTTTGA
- a CDS encoding OprD family porin, with translation MLNKRISLIALGILSTTHAMANDQAESKGFVEDSSLKVLLRNAYINRDYKDGNDDKAEWGQAAIGTFSSGFTQGTVGVGVDAFGLYALRLDGGKGRSGAQGIDFFKQGDSGNAADDLSKFGAAVKFRVSNTVLAYGDQMPALPVLSYDNSRLLPESYTGTLITSKEIKGLELNAGRFTAESRKSAEGRDSGGLKSINVLGGSYQFTEQFKASLYASDVEDVLKKQYVNANYVFPLAKDQSLTLDFNGYRTKLDNSYVRENNVTGDDNKIWSLAATFATGPHSFTLAHQRSTGDSNLGYAYGGYQRGQNRVGDGGNTIYLANSYWSDFNAEDERSWQLGYGLDFTTFGVPGLTYNVAYVRGDNITTSTSEGGTEREIFNQFKYVVQSGPAKDLSVRLRSSVLRVSQKSSEYNVSGNELRVFVDYPINVF, from the coding sequence ATGTTGAACAAGCGCATTAGTTTGATCGCACTGGGGATCTTGAGCACGACACACGCCATGGCCAACGACCAGGCTGAGTCCAAGGGGTTCGTTGAAGACAGCAGCTTGAAAGTGCTGTTGCGCAACGCTTATATCAACCGCGATTACAAAGATGGCAACGACGACAAGGCCGAGTGGGGCCAAGCGGCCATCGGTACCTTCTCGTCCGGTTTCACCCAGGGCACCGTCGGTGTCGGTGTGGATGCGTTCGGCCTGTACGCGCTGCGCCTGGACGGCGGCAAGGGCCGTAGCGGTGCGCAAGGCATCGATTTCTTCAAGCAAGGTGACAGCGGCAACGCGGCCGATGACCTGTCCAAGTTCGGTGCAGCGGTCAAGTTCCGCGTCTCCAACACCGTGCTGGCCTACGGTGACCAGATGCCGGCCCTGCCGGTGCTCAGCTATGACAACTCGCGCCTGCTGCCGGAAAGCTACACCGGCACGCTGATCACCTCCAAGGAGATCAAGGGCCTGGAACTCAATGCCGGCCGTTTCACCGCCGAATCGCGCAAGAGCGCCGAAGGCCGCGACAGCGGTGGCCTGAAGTCGATCAACGTCTTGGGCGGCAGCTATCAGTTCACCGAGCAGTTCAAGGCTTCGCTCTACGCTTCGGATGTCGAGGATGTATTGAAGAAGCAATACGTGAACGCCAACTATGTGTTCCCGCTGGCCAAGGATCAGTCCCTGACCCTGGATTTCAACGGTTATCGCACCAAGCTGGACAACAGCTACGTGCGTGAAAACAACGTCACCGGCGATGACAACAAGATCTGGAGCCTGGCTGCCACCTTCGCCACGGGCCCGCACAGCTTCACGCTCGCCCACCAGCGCAGCACCGGCGACAGCAACCTGGGTTATGCCTACGGTGGCTATCAGCGCGGGCAGAATCGGGTGGGTGATGGCGGTAACACGATCTACCTGGCCAACTCCTACTGGTCCGACTTCAACGCTGAAGACGAACGCAGCTGGCAGTTGGGCTATGGCCTGGACTTCACCACCTTCGGCGTACCGGGCCTGACCTATAACGTCGCTTATGTGCGTGGCGATAACATCACCACCTCCACCAGCGAAGGCGGTACTGAGCGCGAGATCTTCAACCAGTTCAAGTACGTGGTCCAGAGCGGCCCGGCCAAGGACTTGAGCGTAAGGTTGCGCAGTTCCGTGCTGCGGGTGTCGCAGAAGTCCAGCGAGTACAACGTCAGCGGCAATGAGCTGCGGGTGTTCGTGGATTACCCGATCAACGTCTTCTGA
- a CDS encoding 2OG-Fe dioxygenase family protein codes for MIVLNREVGEALRRDKYVNVRGGDFNLYGHFGDFVRLTKSWENMEPDSYYGQAESGMRFRRYSDFEYNPRTRELMQLEHRAYIQSKANNSYVGGLERHFQDFSNEVMNSPVMRSLIDTDFEVYKNVLPQELHDEIWQCQIHQIRIEIKPGKELEITPEGIHCDGYPFSGVHFWGRHNVAGAESRLYTAQEEQLAAITYEDILDTTFFLDRDMRHYVTPARNTHSHDMAYRQILAISFSRPGTAFDIVR; via the coding sequence ATGATCGTTCTGAACAGGGAAGTGGGCGAAGCGCTAAGACGTGATAAATACGTCAACGTTCGCGGTGGGGACTTCAACCTCTACGGTCATTTCGGCGATTTTGTCCGGCTGACCAAAAGCTGGGAAAACATGGAGCCCGACAGTTACTACGGCCAGGCCGAGTCAGGCATGCGTTTTCGCCGCTACAGCGACTTCGAATACAACCCCAGGACCCGTGAGCTCATGCAGCTCGAACACCGGGCCTACATTCAGTCCAAGGCCAATAACAGCTATGTCGGCGGCCTGGAGCGGCACTTCCAGGACTTCTCCAACGAAGTGATGAACTCGCCGGTGATGCGCAGCCTGATCGACACGGACTTCGAGGTGTACAAGAACGTCCTGCCACAGGAACTGCACGATGAAATCTGGCAGTGCCAGATCCACCAGATCCGCATCGAGATCAAGCCGGGTAAAGAGTTGGAAATCACCCCCGAAGGCATCCACTGCGACGGGTATCCGTTCAGCGGCGTGCACTTCTGGGGCCGCCATAATGTGGCGGGCGCCGAAAGCCGCTTGTACACCGCCCAGGAAGAACAACTGGCGGCGATTACCTACGAGGACATCCTCGACACCACGTTTTTCCTGGACCGCGACATGCGTCATTACGTGACCCCGGCGCGCAACACCCATAGCCATGACATGGCGTACCGGCAGATCCTGGCCATTTCGTTCTCGCGGCCCGGGACCGCTTTCGACATTGTTCGCTGA
- a CDS encoding GNAT family N-acetyltransferase: protein MDDPTQQVLLRRTMVRDAERLERFFRGFDEVSFCEWQDARFLRGVLLQETTTAYLAIDASGEVVGAVIGGMLGTRGTINHLAVSPQHRTKGLGQRLVEAASADMKRVGVLRMFLFVDDANLAGKRFWAAQGFCEPRGEITFERDL from the coding sequence ATGGACGACCCGACGCAGCAGGTCCTGTTGCGCCGAACCATGGTCCGGGACGCCGAGCGACTGGAGCGGTTCTTTCGCGGTTTCGACGAAGTGTCGTTCTGCGAATGGCAGGACGCCCGATTCTTGCGCGGTGTGTTGTTGCAGGAAACCACCACCGCCTACCTGGCCATCGATGCGAGCGGTGAAGTAGTGGGTGCGGTGATCGGCGGCATGCTCGGTACCCGCGGCACGATCAATCACTTGGCGGTCAGCCCGCAGCATCGCACCAAAGGCCTGGGCCAGCGCCTGGTCGAGGCCGCATCGGCTGACATGAAGCGGGTAGGCGTGCTGCGCATGTTCCTTTTCGTCGACGATGCTAATCTGGCCGGCAAGCGTTTCTGGGCCGCCCAGGGGTTCTGTGAGCCTCGGGGTGAAATCACCTTCGAGAGGGATTTATGA
- a CDS encoding AzlD domain-containing protein, translated as MPDQTFLILVVVLMMAVTFLPRALPLQINTEHWPPFVARALEYLPVAIVAAISLTPLLIKDQRIQLDRPEFYAAIPTLLCAYFSRNLFLSVAVGTAAYIALGSFL; from the coding sequence ATGCCTGACCAAACGTTCCTGATCCTGGTCGTGGTCCTGATGATGGCCGTGACCTTCCTGCCACGCGCCCTGCCGCTGCAGATCAACACCGAACACTGGCCGCCCTTCGTCGCCCGTGCCCTGGAATACCTGCCAGTGGCGATCGTCGCTGCCATCAGCCTGACTCCCTTGTTGATCAAGGATCAGCGGATACAACTCGACCGCCCTGAATTTTATGCCGCGATTCCGACGCTGTTATGTGCGTATTTCAGCCGTAACCTGTTTCTCAGTGTGGCGGTGGGCACGGCGGCGTACATCGCGCTCGGTTCGTTCCTGTAG
- a CDS encoding LysR family transcriptional regulator has product MDSRTLRNLMRIVQTGSLSAAAEHSCLTVQALAAQLNKVEEQFGFRLFRRSNKGLTLTSQGSELTPFMDQVLVATRQLEEKVAALKTPRQRTLRVALNTTLPAEFNRRMIDRLIAVFPQYQLEFSYAESMENLSKLRNEDFDLAILIGQQQAGFSSITMPDVQVRVVGAHCGDADDSLGLLGDKFQVRPAEECPYSHSFLRFLDAGLGEYGSSQRMVYSCSETLTLSLITQLDGLGLVSREAALRNGLAIFPDFEDFLEVRLAVNNPELSGQALHDVVDLTLQERTERDVRRRAHRHTEKQVTAEIRT; this is encoded by the coding sequence ATGGATAGCAGAACCCTACGCAACCTCATGCGTATCGTGCAGACCGGCTCCTTGTCGGCAGCGGCCGAGCATTCGTGCCTCACGGTGCAGGCGCTGGCGGCGCAGTTGAACAAGGTCGAGGAACAGTTCGGTTTCCGGTTGTTCCGGCGCTCGAACAAGGGCCTGACGTTGACGAGCCAAGGCTCGGAACTGACCCCCTTCATGGATCAGGTGCTGGTTGCCACCCGGCAGTTGGAAGAGAAAGTCGCGGCGCTCAAGACCCCGCGACAGCGCACGCTCAGAGTGGCGCTCAATACCACCCTGCCGGCGGAGTTCAACCGGCGGATGATCGATCGGTTGATCGCTGTGTTCCCCCAGTATCAGCTGGAATTCAGCTACGCCGAGTCGATGGAGAACCTGAGCAAGCTCAGGAATGAAGATTTTGACCTGGCGATCCTGATCGGGCAGCAACAGGCCGGTTTTTCCAGCATCACCATGCCGGATGTGCAGGTGCGGGTGGTCGGCGCCCATTGTGGCGACGCGGACGATTCCCTTGGCCTGCTCGGTGACAAGTTTCAGGTGCGCCCGGCAGAAGAATGTCCGTATTCCCACAGCTTCCTGCGCTTTCTCGATGCAGGCCTGGGCGAATACGGGTCGAGCCAACGCATGGTGTATTCCTGCAGTGAAACGCTGACGTTGTCGTTGATCACCCAGCTCGATGGCTTGGGGCTGGTGTCCCGGGAAGCCGCGCTGCGCAATGGCCTGGCGATTTTCCCGGATTTCGAGGATTTCCTGGAGGTCCGCCTGGCGGTGAACAATCCGGAGTTGTCGGGCCAGGCATTGCACGATGTGGTGGACCTGACGCTACAGGAACGAACCGAGCGCGATGTACGCCGCCGTGCCCACCGCCACACTGAGAAACAGGTTACGGCTGAAATACGCACATAA
- a CDS encoding MbcA/ParS/Xre antitoxin family protein has protein sequence MATSSINLNAQQQLDSPGAGRVALKFFFNLMDLWGCSVEQQRTLLGKVGNTTFYKYKQLPENVKLPRDTLERISYLMGIHKALSIIFSNSRDRAYQWVSSPNTAAPFNGQSALSYMLTGRVVDIADVRRYLDGVRG, from the coding sequence ATGGCGACTTCCTCCATCAACCTCAATGCACAGCAACAGTTGGACTCCCCGGGCGCGGGTCGAGTCGCATTGAAGTTTTTCTTCAACCTCATGGATCTCTGGGGCTGCAGCGTCGAACAGCAGCGCACATTGCTGGGCAAGGTGGGCAACACGACCTTCTACAAATACAAACAGTTGCCGGAAAACGTGAAGCTGCCTCGCGATACGCTCGAGCGCATTTCCTACCTCATGGGTATCCACAAGGCGCTGAGCATCATCTTCAGCAACAGCCGGGACCGTGCCTATCAGTGGGTCAGCAGCCCGAACACTGCGGCACCGTTCAACGGCCAGTCGGCGCTGTCCTACATGCTGACCGGGCGGGTGGTGGACATCGCCGATGTGCGGCGATACCTCGACGGAGTGCGCGGTTGA
- a CDS encoding RES family NAD+ phosphorylase produces MMPPLADPQWKRAYRIVNSSFPPISLFEDVLDPEDLPTAYALEALTNDRLMEQAGVLSRVRPEDRISGPGSSPVMAAFTHIGKSSRFSDGTFGVYYAASSQEAAIAETCFHQARFLGATNEPDLELTMRTYVNKVVKPLHDVRHDYPHLHDPDPTAYGPSQVFARQLRETLSWGLLYNSVRLPGHECVAAFRPPAVSIPVQGKHIRYVWSAQKREISFVFEVSQV; encoded by the coding sequence ATGATGCCTCCACTGGCGGACCCGCAATGGAAACGGGCCTATCGGATCGTCAACAGCAGCTTCCCGCCGATTTCGCTGTTTGAAGACGTACTCGACCCCGAAGACCTGCCCACGGCCTACGCCCTGGAAGCGTTGACCAACGACCGGCTGATGGAACAAGCCGGCGTGCTGTCCCGGGTACGCCCCGAGGACCGCATTTCCGGGCCCGGCTCTTCGCCGGTGATGGCGGCGTTTACCCACATCGGCAAAAGCAGCCGCTTCAGCGACGGCACCTTCGGCGTCTACTACGCCGCCAGCAGCCAGGAAGCCGCCATCGCCGAGACCTGCTTCCACCAGGCACGATTCCTCGGCGCGACCAACGAGCCCGACCTGGAGTTGACCATGCGCACCTACGTCAACAAGGTCGTCAAACCCTTGCACGACGTCCGCCACGACTATCCCCACCTCCACGACCCGGACCCTACAGCCTACGGCCCGTCCCAAGTGTTCGCCCGGCAACTGCGGGAAACCTTGTCGTGGGGGCTGCTGTACAACAGCGTCCGCCTGCCCGGCCACGAGTGCGTGGCCGCGTTTCGCCCGCCGGCGGTGTCGATTCCGGTGCAGGGCAAGCATATTCGGTATGTCTGGAGTGCCCAGAAGCGGGAGATTTCGTTTGTGTTTGAGGTGAGTCAGGTGTGA